The following proteins come from a genomic window of Crassostrea angulata isolate pt1a10 chromosome 1, ASM2561291v2, whole genome shotgun sequence:
- the LOC128157817 gene encoding uncharacterized protein LOC128157817 isoform X1, with protein sequence MSHQFVFQLLLLCLILFGHYCSQADDCDWSTWTDLDSDNMQHRVKDCGNGSLQIETRHCNHRFYDIPNVTEHERQNKLPIVIYRCPKTAATPGLYHSYEPTIDLASEVPIETRETPEIPIVISDTEISTRDRNPKLNQTKLIEMLKNIIIGALSLALIGVSTMLCIQCKKRTSVIKRDSCSYDALSEMEFRSRQRSERTRSTTSSGYAIPKIRSIISSGDSTYDRLNECNYMNTSFMTESQSPSFIDDEQLDENSAVMQSAKMQVIFEKMANGHQENTGSMDSTSTSHSYIDVVEGGGRSLLSDSLTSSGYTKPNQDIRKQLNEVLKKIPKSRRKVSR encoded by the exons ATGTCTCACCAATTTGTCTTCCAACTGCTGCTTCTTTGTCTGATTCTATTTGGACACTACTGCTCACAGGCTGACGACTGTGATTGGTCTACATGGACAGATTTGGACAGTGATAACATGCAACACCGTGTGAAGGATTGCGGCAACGGTAGTCTCCAAATAGAAACTCGACATTGCAATCACAGATTCTATGATATACCTAATG tTACAGAGCATGAAAGACAAAACAAACTACCAATTGTAATATATAGATGTCCGAAGACTGCAGCCACCCCCGGTCTCTACCATTCATATGAACCAACAATTGATTTAGCGTCAGAGGTTCCAATCGAAACTAGGGAGACACCAGAAATTCCCATTGTAATCAGTGACACAGAAATTTCAACTCGGGACAGAAATCCAAAACTTAACCAAACAAAACTGATTG aaatgttaaaaaacatCATCATTGGAGCCCTTTCATTAGCCCTTATTGGGGTATCCACGATGTTGTGTATTCAATGTAAGAAAAG aacaTCGGTAATTAAACGGGACTCTTGTTCCTATGATGCACTGAGTGAGATGGAGTTTCGTTCCCGACAACGTAGTGAACGTACTAGAAGTACAACATCTTCTGGGTATGCAATACCGAAAATACGGTCGATTATCTCATCTGGAGATTCGACATACGATAGGTTGAACGAATGCAACTACATGAACACATCATTTATGACAGAAAGTCAGTCTCCTTCGTTCATCGATGACGAACAGTTGGATGAAAACTCTGCAGTGATGCAAAGTGCAAAAATGCAAGTAATTTTCGAGAAAATGGCAAATGGCCACCAAGAAAACACTGGATCCATGGATTCCACTTCTACGTCACATTCTTACATTGATGTGGTCGAGGGAGGAGGGAGAAGTTTACTCTCTGATAGTCTGACGTCGTCGGGATATACAAAACCAAACCAAGATATCAGGAAACAGTTGAATGAAGTTTTGAAGAAGATACCAAAAAGTAGGAGAAAAGTTTCCCGCTAA
- the LOC128157817 gene encoding uncharacterized protein LOC128157817 isoform X2 — MSHQFVFQLLLLCLILFGHYCSQADDCDWSTWTDLDSDNMQHRVKDCGNGSLQIETRHCNHRFYDIPNEHERQNKLPIVIYRCPKTAATPGLYHSYEPTIDLASEVPIETRETPEIPIVISDTEISTRDRNPKLNQTKLIEMLKNIIIGALSLALIGVSTMLCIQCKKRTSVIKRDSCSYDALSEMEFRSRQRSERTRSTTSSGYAIPKIRSIISSGDSTYDRLNECNYMNTSFMTESQSPSFIDDEQLDENSAVMQSAKMQVIFEKMANGHQENTGSMDSTSTSHSYIDVVEGGGRSLLSDSLTSSGYTKPNQDIRKQLNEVLKKIPKSRRKVSR, encoded by the exons ATGTCTCACCAATTTGTCTTCCAACTGCTGCTTCTTTGTCTGATTCTATTTGGACACTACTGCTCACAGGCTGACGACTGTGATTGGTCTACATGGACAGATTTGGACAGTGATAACATGCAACACCGTGTGAAGGATTGCGGCAACGGTAGTCTCCAAATAGAAACTCGACATTGCAATCACAGATTCTATGATATACCTAATG AGCATGAAAGACAAAACAAACTACCAATTGTAATATATAGATGTCCGAAGACTGCAGCCACCCCCGGTCTCTACCATTCATATGAACCAACAATTGATTTAGCGTCAGAGGTTCCAATCGAAACTAGGGAGACACCAGAAATTCCCATTGTAATCAGTGACACAGAAATTTCAACTCGGGACAGAAATCCAAAACTTAACCAAACAAAACTGATTG aaatgttaaaaaacatCATCATTGGAGCCCTTTCATTAGCCCTTATTGGGGTATCCACGATGTTGTGTATTCAATGTAAGAAAAG aacaTCGGTAATTAAACGGGACTCTTGTTCCTATGATGCACTGAGTGAGATGGAGTTTCGTTCCCGACAACGTAGTGAACGTACTAGAAGTACAACATCTTCTGGGTATGCAATACCGAAAATACGGTCGATTATCTCATCTGGAGATTCGACATACGATAGGTTGAACGAATGCAACTACATGAACACATCATTTATGACAGAAAGTCAGTCTCCTTCGTTCATCGATGACGAACAGTTGGATGAAAACTCTGCAGTGATGCAAAGTGCAAAAATGCAAGTAATTTTCGAGAAAATGGCAAATGGCCACCAAGAAAACACTGGATCCATGGATTCCACTTCTACGTCACATTCTTACATTGATGTGGTCGAGGGAGGAGGGAGAAGTTTACTCTCTGATAGTCTGACGTCGTCGGGATATACAAAACCAAACCAAGATATCAGGAAACAGTTGAATGAAGTTTTGAAGAAGATACCAAAAAGTAGGAGAAAAGTTTCCCGCTAA